One window from the genome of Babylonia areolata isolate BAREFJ2019XMU chromosome 11, ASM4173473v1, whole genome shotgun sequence encodes:
- the LOC143287195 gene encoding uncharacterized protein LOC143287195, translating to MGQVGAQANCQKSFLTLFLQCVSNSTLSPQHFLWVTRDGNMGVQPPDEAAFTLQACLVEDHLTRCFKGVSDQFKGFVAGCSDADKNTIQTFHRGVVKSLDSKCSDPCREQLLPSLAECFTSSEVNATLFLSNMTMSRHSMLGHDNDDVDKFCTKREEILDCIKTKAAMCSETPDILLAAGIDVDAMNSTVVLLCDNRQLYLHGVRCSQNRSVEEEQCQDRLLQELSDLESQFQALNIDKDTYAIDVCRVRLDHIQCDLNYLSRRDEDSKCPDEVVGLRREQECTLLPEDCKEDFKDRVMDMCDPMRFLLKKRKEFVRASKQTKSSAAPNASFYNVYFVVLVVFIRSFVVSTFC from the exons atggggcaGGTAGGGGCCCAGGCCAACTGCCAGAAGAGCTTCCTGACCCTGTTCCTGCAGTGCGTGTCCAACAGCACCCTCAGCCCCCAGCACTTTCTGTGGGTCACCCGTGACGGCAACATGGGGGTCCAGCCTCCCGACGAAGCCGCCTTCACTTTGCAGGCCTGCCT AGTGGAGGACCACCTGACGAGGTGTTTCAAAGGGGTGTCGGATCAGTTCAAGGGCTTTGTGGCGGGCTGCAGTGACGCCGACAAGAACACCATCCAGACCTTCCACAGAGGGGTCGTCAAATCCCTGGACTCCAAGTGTTCTGACC cttgtCGGGAGCAACTGTTGCCCAGCCTGGCAGAGTGTTTCACGAGTTCTGAGGTGAACGCCACGCTGTTCCTGTCCAACATGACAATGTCCAGACACAGTATGCTGGGCCATGACAACGACGACGTCGATAAGTTCTGCAC GAAACGGGAGGAGATTCTGGACTGCATAAAGACGAAGGCAGCGATGTGCTCAGAGACCCCGGACATCCTGCTGGCTGCTGGCATTGATGTGGACGCCATGAACAGCACGGTGGTCCTCCTCTGTGACAACAGACaac TGTACCTTCACGGAGTCCGATGCTCACAGAACCGCAGCGTGGAGGAGGAACAGTGTCAGGACAGGCTTCTCCAGGAGCTGTCCGACCTTGAATCCCAGTTCCAGGCTCTGAACATCGACAAAGACACGTACGCCATCGATGTGTGTCG AGTTCGTCTGGACCACATTCAGTGCGATCTCAACTATCTGAGCAGACGAGACGAGGACTCCAAGTGCCCGGATGAAGTGGTGGGCCTGCGCAGAGAACAGGAATGCACGCTGCTTCCGGAAGACTGCAAAGAAGACTTCAAAGACCGCGTCATGGACATGTGTGATCCAATGAGATTCCTTTTAAAAAAGCGTAAAGAGTTTGTCAGAGCTTCAAAGCAAACTAAATCATCGGCTGCTCCGAATGCTTCTTTCTACAACGTTtattttgtggtgttggtggtgttcattAGAAGTTTTGTCGTCTCGACGTTTTGTTGA
- the LOC143287196 gene encoding uncharacterized protein LOC143287196 translates to MMFQMLVSAVLALLCTQLHVTHGQQQPPPQQPGQLGPCSRGLEQELPVQCLQSNGIDYNGTLFIISGNRTGALPAGMTYSSFLDLMCSVGKQDQVVPCILQLMQKWNKTQCQQQDRITMLVRGRQLLAFMEGFCGDPCEQAAMQTLIQCFGAVEVDPTSILNQNATIITDKFSFVGNDSASATKFCNSRQKLFTCLSPLATQCPKIMERLYTLGVDLEGMERATKVLCDDLDSPSSPALRQCDQEVGLLFQQVQEERFITGKTKPSQYQGRLCQTKLSKVDCELKKFRDSCGAESTDMVSTYECTSIPKPCREGSETLRVYESICKKVTTPAPTVTVRPTPPKKIENPDTGRGDDGDYNSRGSMGAGGGAMAVVGEALRVLVCSAVVVVMGLRM, encoded by the exons ATGATGTTTCAAATGTTGGTTTCTGCTG TGCTGGCGCTGCTGTGCACACAGCTGCACGTGACACACGGACAGCAGCAGCCGCCGCCGCAGCAGCCGGGACAGCTGGGGCCGTGCAGCAGGGGTCTGGAGCAAGAGCTGCCCGTGCAATGTCTGCAGTCCAACGGCATCGACTACAACGGCACCCTCTTCATCATCTCCGGCAACCGGACGGGGGCTCTGCCCGCCGGCATGACCTACAGCAGCTTCTTGGACCTCATGTGCAg tgtgggcaaACAGGACCAGGTGGTGCCTTGCATCCTGCAGCTGATGCAGAAGTGGAACAAGACCCAGTGCCAGCAGCAGGACCGCATCACCATGCTGGTCCGTGGCAGGCAGCTGCTGGCCTTCATGGAAGGCTTCTGCGGGGACC CCTGCGAGCAAGCAGCCATGCAGACGCTGATCCAGTGTTTCGGTGCGGTGGAGGTGGACCCCACGTCCATCCTGAACCAGAACGCCACCATCATCACAGACAAGTTCTCCTTTGTCGGCAACGACAGCGCCTCTGCCACCAAGTTCTGCAA TTCCCGACAGAAGCTGTTCACCTGCCTGAGTCCTCTGGCCACCCAATGTCCCAAGATCATGGAACGCCTCTACACTCTGGGCGTGGACCTAGAAGGCATGGAGCGGGCCACCAAGGTCCTCTGTGATGACCTGGACA GCCCATCGTCCCCGGCCCTGAGGCAGTGTGACCAGGAGGTGGGGCTGCTCTTCCAGCAGGTCCAGGAGGAGAGGTTCATCACGGGGAAGACCAAGCCGTCCCAGTACCAAGGGAGACTCTGCca AACCAAGCTGAGCAAGGTGGACTGCGAGCTGAAGAAGTTCAGAGACTCCTGTGGGGCGGAGTCCACGGACATGGTGTCAACCTACGAGTGCACGTCCATACCCAAGCCTTGCCGGGAGGGGAGCGAGACCCTGCGCGTGTACGAGTCCATCTGCAAGAAGGTCACCACGCCCGCACCCACCGTCACCGTGCGACCCACCCCTCCCAAAAAGATCGAGAATCCCGACACTGGtcgtggtgatgacggtgactaCAACAGCAGGGGCAGTATGGGAGCAGGTGGTGGAGCCATGGCTGTTGTCGGGGAAGcgttgcgtgtgcttgtgtgttcggCGGTCGTTGTGGTCATGGGGTTGAGGATGTAA